The window CAGCAAGCAAGGAGATCTTTTCCGCCAGAGTGGCGTTTTCGATTACTTGGTCGATGTCAACCAGCTTCTTTGGTGGAGGCTgcatggtggtggtgggttcGGCCAATGCGGTGTCTCTGGAAACCATGTTTGTAGCGGCAGCTTGATCAGAATCTGTCCCAGAAGCAGGATATATTAAACCCGAAAGTCGAAGTAGGATGGGTGGTGTCCGGGGACGGTGCGGGCATCCGGTCCGGATGTCGGGATCGGGAGACACCCGGAAGTCGCGATATTAGGGGGGATCCACGCTGCGCATCATGTGGGGAGCAGTAAGAGCAGGTCCCGTAAGCAGCGACCACGTGGAAGGGGTCCGCCCTAAGTTTAATCAGTTTACATCGTGAGCGATCTGCCGGGGTCGTGCTAATCACTGTGATCTGCATGTCGACTTCCCATGCACATGCAATACTAACACCTCACAGTCGAGCATTGTCGGCCAGTCGCTCGCAAGCATAACTGTTGAGAGTTGAGACTTATCTATGCGTACAAAACAGAACTTCGGGCAGATTCGTCCGAGACAATGGCATTGAACCAGGCAAAACTAGTCTGTTTGACATTATCCTTCTACTCAATACGACTCTAGTTATCTGAGTGAGCGTCCCTAGCACCCAGTCCCATTTAGCCAAACAGAGCAAGAGTCATCTTGTGTCCTCCGTTGGCGGGGATCAAGGCACCGTTTACCCATCGTCCCTCCTCACTCGCCAGGAAACCAATAATGTACGCAATATCGTCTACGCTTCCAGAGCGGGGAGCCGCAGTAATAAGCTTGATTTGTTCCTTAATGTATTCCCCGGCGTAATCCTCCCTTGCGCCTTGCAACGCTTCAGTCTCCGTAGGTCCGACGGAGATGCTGTTAAAAGTGATGCCTGTTTTTAAGGAGAAGGAATCTGCGAAGGACCGCGTGAAGCTTTCGAGCGCAGCCTTCGTGGCACCGTAGGTCGCAAAGGCCTCGGGATTGCCTGTCTTGCCGGCCATGCTTGAGAGGTTGATGACGCGTCCCCCGTACTTTGGTGCGTGCTCAAGGAAGGCGACGGTGAGGCTGACGGGGAAGTAAACGTTGCCGACCATCAACTCGTTGAAGTCTTCGGCCTGGAGGGTCTTGAGGTCTCTGGTCTTGTCATTTGGGATGacggcgttgttgacgaggatgtcgatcGTGGTTACGTTCAGTCCGCTCAGCACCTCCTTGATGACCCTGGGACCGACTGTGCTGTCTGTAGCGTCTGCCtggatggcgacggcgttcTTAATTCCTAGTTCGCGACAGTGCTCTAGCGTCTTGTCGGCAGCGGCTTTGTTGGAAACGTATGTGATTGCAAGGTTGCTTAGGCCCTTGCGGACAAAATACGCGGCGGTCCTGCTGCCGATTCCACGAGATCCGCCGGTGATAATAGCGGTCTTGCCTATTAACGACCAAGGTTCCGATGACGAGGGTACGTTGGACATTTTGGCGATGGCGATTATAGGATGATTGTAGGGTTGGCAATGTTTGATCGGGTTAGGAGATAGAATACCTGCGTAACCTGAGAGACGGAAGAAGATATACGTGGAGAGTGCGTCCTTTCCCTCTTAATATACTCGCAGAGTGTCCATTGTCTGTGAGACGGTGCATAATATCGGACGACGAAATCATAACTCCGTGGCTACGAGATTTTGTGTAGGCTACACCAACGTCCAGACAGGGTGTCAAAATACCGCAAAGTGGTCGCACATAACCAAGACGAGGGCTTTGAAAGCGAATCTGGGCACTTGAAACCAGCCCGAAAGGCGTCTATATTCTTAGAAGAGTTCACACAGAGTGGTCCATTGCAACTTGCGAACTGCGTCCGACCATGCTACAACCGACTTGATATGCTTATGCTTGCGGACTTGGTGGGAATGCACCGCTCGCTTGGGCGGACTTGACAGAGTATCCCATTGAGTTTGAAACCCCAACACCCACCAGAGCTCTGCGAGAGCCACGATGCGAAAGCGAGGCCATGGATGAACGGCTTGGCAATCACCGGAGCTGTGCTGAGGGTGGATATCCCAAGAGTGGCTCTTCCACAAGCGGCTGCTAAGTAATATCGCATTGAGACTGCAGGGAGTAGGTAGACATGACGATCTTCTGCTGTCAGTCAGTGGGTGGATTTGTAAGTGCGCGGACGATTCGACCAACCGGACttgcggacgaggcggacTTGGCGGCTGCATCGACTGGCCCAACGCCGCTGGCCGGCGGACATCACAAGTCAAATTATATTGTATCAAGTGCTTAGAGTTTCGACGCTCCCCCATTCTCGTCACATCCCGAGAAGTGGAAGGGGTTCGAGGGTGGGTGATTTCTACCGTTTGCCAAACACCAATCCTATGATACTATGCATGTCTACGCTCACAAGCTAGGTTGCCACGCCCCCAATAACACTACTGCATTATACAAAGTCATCCGGCGTTCTGATTTAACCTGGCCGATAGCACTTTCTGGCAGATGAGACGTTGTCGGGGAATCCATCGATTCTGAACCTTGTCTTAGGTTCACTTGTCTGTCTGGCTAAGGCCGAAAGTCGTCAAATGAGGTCAGTCTGCAGCTTGTTAGCCTAAGCTCTTAAGTCCGGAGATAATTAAACGGCCAAAATCACCAAAAGTAGTCCTGTCAGGGTTGACGATAGTAACCCGGGCCCTCTCTCCGACAGTCAAGGTCTTCCCGACTGCTGACCCAAAGCAGAATCCGTAGCGGCCAAACACCGGGCTGTACTTGGCTCCTTTATCGACACGGCGGTCTTTGTTCAACTTCTTCCACACCGAGCCCCGATCGTCAGCTGCCGCCTTCCCCGTGTCGTAGTCGACGGTAATGCTCTGGCAGCGGTAGCAGTTGGAAGTCAGTGGCATCcggacgccgccctcgaaTGTGAGCTCGCCCCAGAAGTCCTCCACGAACGGCGCGGACgcgcccttgacgacgatATTGGGCCGGAACTTCCGGACATCCATCTCGGCACCGCCCTCAAGACGAGAGGAAACCTGGGAATTGCTCGCCTCAGTGACCACGAGGTAGTGCCCGAGGTCGTTGAAGACAAGACGCTCCTCCCGGAACGCGAGGGATGGCACCAGGGCGCGGAGACGGCTCGTCCACTTGGCCTTCTTTAGTCCTCCGCGGCTGTTTGGAGCGAGGGATCCAAGGACGGCGCGCGACCCGTCGCCAATGTAGACCAAGCGTGTCTCGAACCCCAGGCGATCGGAGAACCAGGAGGCTAGCTCATCGCCCATGTCGTATGCCTTTGTCCGGCTAACGTGCAGGCTTACTTCGCATTCCTCAAGGCCCTCCAGTCCTGGCGATAGCGGAAATCGGATCTCGTCGTCTGTGTCGACTTTTTCATCTGCTGCTCTTTTGCCGAAGTCCGTCTCGCGGCCATGCCACTTCACCGCCACCTCGTTACTCTCGTTATGGACCAAAGTTTCGAACAGTGCAAGTTGGAGGCATCGGCCTATAAACAGCGTCTCGTACGTCTTCTCGGACGGATCGTTCTTGTCGCGATGAACTTTCTGAAGTGAAAATGTGCGGTCTCCGACCAAGCCGTGTTGCCCAACCCGTGCTTCTTGCAGCTCGCAGCCCCTGAGCCCCTTGACTGGATACACGTAGAGCTGTTTCCGGCGGATCACGACAATCGTCTCAGTCTGTTCATGTTTTTGGCCAAAAAAGGGGGAGAAAGTCGTTCATACCTGTGAGATCTCCAATGCGTCCCCGGCGGCCTGTGATCGAAAACGTCGCACTCTGAAGAGCAAAGCGGTGACTGTTGCGACCACCAAGACAACAGCAGCATTCACAGTCGTTAGTGGGTTGGTTGCAACGTGAACCTCCGTTAATGTCGTGTTCGTCAACGCGTCCATATCGAATTGGCCTGGGATCGAGCAATGGGCGCAAGAGAAAAGGTGCTGAGCCGGTGTTCAATGAATTTTAACAAACCTCAAGACTCCTGACGTTTTGTGCCCAGCTTCTGACGTGATGTCTGATCTGCAAGTTGGGGTTGGACTGGGCCCCTCACTCGGCAGTGGTTCCGGTCTGCAAGGAAAGCCTTCCGAGTCAGATCCGCTGAGCGCCAGTTCAGCTAAACCCCTTCGGGGAACAAGATGGACCAATATCCAGCATCCAGGATGTCTCGGGCTCCCGTTAGGTTACGTCGACCCGGACCAGATGGGGGATGCGAGCTGCTGCAATGGTTTCCCCCCGCACTACACCCACCACATGCCGAGGTGCTTATCGGAGAGGGGGCATACGTCCGAAGATACGAACCCTGATATCGGGTCGCATCAAACCTCTTTCTCATGAGGGTCTTATCTATCTCTCACCATCCAGAGCAAAGAGCAACTTGGCAGTGGCATGACATCAGGAAAGGTTGCCAGGGCATCTCGAACAACTAACTATAGGCCAGGATGGTCACCAACAGAATCAGGGTCGTCGAGGGGTCCTGCTGGCCCTGCAAGAAACGCCGCATCAAGTGTGACCTCACCAAGCCGTGTTGTGACCGGTGCTCCAAGATAGGCGCCCACTGCGACTTCAATGCCCGTCGCCTGAAATGGAACACGCGCCCGACGACCAAGGCGCCGGTCATCTACCAGATCGCAACGCGCGACGGgcagctcgccgcctcccttGCGTCCGACGAGAGGCGCGCTCTCGACTACTTCCACCACCGTCTCTGGCCTCTCCTTACGACCGCCCCGGAACCATGCGCCGCCCCGATTCTGCAGGCGCTCGAGCACCGTGTGGTGCTCCTCGCAACGTgcgtcatcgccgacgcccaccGCGTCCTCCAGGACGGGAGGAACAGCCGCAGCCTCCTCCGGCTGAAGCGGCTCGAGTGTCTTGCTGCGGTACGAGGAGAGATAGGCGGGGCCCAGATAGACACGGCGGATAAATCGTCGTTGATGACGCTCTTGTTGGCAGTTCTCCTTTTATACTTTCATGACGGCTTTCTCGAATGCGCACatgcttcctcctcctcctcctcctcctctttctcttcctcaacctcctcaacctcaacctcTTCAACCTCGAGTCATCACGGAGGCGTGCGGGCCATCGTTGACAGCCTCGGAGGTATCCAGCCGGTTCTGGAGGCAAGTCACGAGTCTATCCACATGCTCCTCTCCGAGTTTGCATCGGCGGATCTCACGAGCATCATCCTGAAGGGCGGGAAGCCGTCATTCCCACCGGAGATTTGGGAAACCATAAACAAGAGATCCGTCTGGTGGGGGAGAGATATCCTGGGACGTTCTTCTCTGGCTTCGGTCTTCCAAGAAACGTCCCGCCTGGCATGGTATCTCGATGCAGTGAATACCGGAAGCGAACAACTTTCGATGGGAACCATCCTTAGTTTCGAGACGGCCTTGTCACCGATATACGCAAGAATCACAGACGCATGTATCGATGTTGTCCAAGGGGACTCTGAGCTCGAGAGTAACCATGCATTTACTCTGATCCGCGCATTTCAACACACGGCACTCATTTACATGTATCGAGCTGTATGCGGCCTGCCGGTCTCCCACTCTCTCGTTCAACAGCATGTGCTACCATGCTTGGAGTGTATTCTCGAGATCAAGCAACCGTCCAAGGTTCTCAACTGCGTCATATTTCCTCTGCTAGTTGCCGGGGCACACGTGCAGTCCCGAAGACATCGGAAGGCTGTCCTGGCATTGGTGCACGTCATTCGAGACACTGTCCGGTTTGCCTCATTCAGCTCCGTGAGCGACGTACTCTGCTCAATATGGaaagccgacgacgaggaagtgTCTTGGTTTCACATGTTCTCAGGACTCGGGCCGGACGCCATTGTGTTATGAAGTAGTGCTGAGTTTGTGGACGAAATGCCCCTTGGTCCTTGAGGAAAACAAAACCAATCATACGCGATAACACATGCCTACAAAACAAGACCCAGGTTGACATGCACAGCCTTCGTCTGCGTATAGGCAGCAAGACCGGCTTCACCCAGTTCGCGGCCGATGCCACTCTGCTTGACACCACCGAAGGGTACACGGATGTCAGAGTCGTTGGAGCTGTTGATCCAAACCATACCCGACTCCAgccgggcggcgacgcgATGACATCTCTCAATGTCTCTCGAGAACAGCGCGGCACCGAGCCCATAGGATGTGTTGTTCGCCAGCGCCAccgcctcttcttccgtcTTGAATGGCGTGATGGCGACGAACGGCCCGAAGACTTCCTCCTGGAAGATTCTCATGTCTTTCTTGACGTCAGAGAAGACGGTGGGCTCGATGAAGAAGCCCTTCCCGTCACCGACGTTCTTGTAAGGGACACCGCCTGTCACCAGGCtggcgccctcgtcctttCCAGCTTGGATGTAGCCCAGAATCTTGTCATACTGGGCCTTGGTGATCTGAGGGCCCTGGAAcgtgtcgtcgtcaaagggGTTGCCGACCTTGTTCTCGAGACAGATCTTCTTGAAGCGGGCGACATAGTCTTGGTAGACCTCTTCCTGCACCAAAATCCTCGACGTGGACGTGCAAATCTGGCCTTGGTTGCTCATGATGCCGACGTGCCCCCACTTGGCGGCCTGGTCGAGAtcggcgtccttgaagaCCAAGAGAGGGGATTTGCCGCCCGTCTCCAGGGTGATGTTCTTGATGTTGACACTGGCAGTCTTCATGATTTGGCGTCCGGTTGCCGTGGAGCCGGTGAAGGCGACCTTGTCAACGTCGGTGTGGGAAACCAGTGCATTGCCCGTTTCCCTTCCAAGACCATTCACAATGTTGATGACGCCGGGGGGGAACCCGGCCTCCTTCACCAAGTTTGCGAAGTAAAGGACCGATAGTGGCGTCTGCTCGGCAGGCTTCAGAACGACAGTGTTGCCACACGCCAACGCGGGACCGAGCTTCCTGGGAGCAGGGTTAGCTTTGCCCCCCGACGATGTGAACCAAACGAAGAAGCACTTAccacgccgccatcatgatAGGATAGTTCCAGGGGATGATGGAAGCACATACCCCAACCGGCTGTTTCAACGTGTAGGCAAACTTCTGGGGAGTGGTGGGGATCGTCTCGCCGTGGATCTTGTCGGCCCAGCCGGCGTAGTAGCGGAGCGTGGCAAcggtctcggcgacgtcctcgcccaGGGCCACGTTGTAGGGTTTCCCGCCGTTCCACGTCTCTAGGGTCGCCAGAGCCGCTTCATGGgtctcgacgaggtcggcgagctTGAACATGAGCCGACCGCGGTCGGTGCTGGAGATGTCTCCCCAGCCGGGGCCGTTGAGCGCCGCGCGGGCTGCTTTCACCGCCTTgtcgacatcgtcggccGACGCTGCTTCGACCGAGGCAATCTCAGATTCGTCGCTATCGGGTTATCAGCGACGGTAATCAGATGCGTGCCCGTC is drawn from Colletotrichum destructivum chromosome 6, complete sequence and contains these coding sequences:
- a CDS encoding Putative short-chain dehydrogenase/reductase SDR, NAD(P)-binding domain superfamily — its product is MSNVPSSSEPWSLIGKTAIITGGSRGIGSRTAAYFVRKGLSNLAITYVSNKAAADKTLEHCRELGIKNAVAIQADATDSTVGPRVIKEVLSGLNVTTIDILVNNAVIPNDKTRDLKTLQAEDFNELMVGNVYFPVSLTVAFLEHAPKYGGRVINLSSMAGKTGNPEAFATYGATKAALESFTRSFADSFSLKTGITFNSISVGPTETEALQGAREDYAGEYIKEQIKLITAAPRSGSVDDIAYIIGFLASEEGRWVNGALIPANGGHKMTLALFG
- a CDS encoding Putative molybdenum cofactor sulfurase, pyruvate kinase-like, insert domain superfamily encodes the protein MDALTNTTLTEVHVATNPLTTVNAAVVLVVATVTALLFRVRRFRSQAAGDALEISQLYVYPVKGLRGCELQEARVGQHGLVGDRTFSLQKVHRDKNDPSEKTYETLFIGRCLQLALFETLVHNESNEVAVKWHGRETDFGKRAADEKVDTDDEIRFPLSPGLEGLEECEVSLHVSRTKAYDMGDELASWFSDRLGFETRLVYIGDGSRAVLGSLAPNSRGGLKKAKWTSRLRALVPSLAFREERLVFNDLGHYLVVTEASNSQVSSRLEGGAEMDVRKFRPNIVVKGASAPFVEDFWGELTFEGGVRMPLTSNCYRCQSITVDYDTGKAAADDRGSVWKKLNKDRRVDKGAKYSPVFGRYGFCFGSAVGKTLTVGERARVTIVNPDRTTFD
- a CDS encoding Putative zn(2)Cys(6) fungal-type DNA-binding domain, fungal transcription factor, producing the protein MVTNRIRVVEGSCWPCKKRRIKCDLTKPCCDRCSKIGAHCDFNARRLKWNTRPTTKAPVIYQIATRDGQLAASLASDERRALDYFHHRLWPLLTTAPEPCAAPILQALEHRVVLLATCVIADAHRVLQDGRNSRSLLRLKRLECLAAVRGEIGGAQIDTADKSSLMTLLLAVLLLYFHDGFLECAHASSSSSSSSFSSSTSSTSTSSTSSHHGGVRAIVDSLGGIQPVLEASHESIHMLLSEFASADLTSIILKGGKPSFPPEIWETINKRSVWWGRDILGRSSLASVFQETSRLAWYLDAVNTGSEQLSMGTILSFETALSPIYARITDACIDVVQGDSELESNHAFTLIRAFQHTALIYMYRAVCGLPVSHSLVQQHVLPCLECILEIKQPSKVLNCVIFPLLVAGAHVQSRRHRKAVLALVHVIRDTVRFASFSSVSDVLCSIWKADDEEVSWFHMFSGLGPDAIVL
- a CDS encoding Putative aldehyde dehydrogenase domain, aldehyde/histidinol dehydrogenase, whose amino-acid sequence is MSAPVLNLTAPNGTKISLPTGLFINNEFVKGNGSAKITAINPSDESEIASVEAASADDVDKAVKAARAALNGPGWGDISSTDRGRLMFKLADLVETHEAALATLETWNGGKPYNVALGEDVAETVATLRYYAGWADKIHGETIPTTPQKFAYTLKQPVGVCASIIPWNYPIMMAAWKLGPALACGNTVVLKPAEQTPLSVLYFANLVKEAGFPPGVINIVNGLGRETGNALVSHTDVDKVAFTGSTATGRQIMKTASVNIKNITLETGGKSPLLVFKDADLDQAAKWGHVGIMSNQGQICTSTSRILVQEEVYQDYVARFKKICLENKVGNPFDDDTFQGPQITKAQYDKILGYIQAGKDEGASLVTGGVPYKNVGDGKGFFIEPTVFSDVKKDMRIFQEEVFGPFVAITPFKTEEEAVALANNTSYGLGAALFSRDIERCHRVAARLESGMVWINSSNDSDIRVPFGGVKQSGIGRELGEAGLAAYTQTKAVHVNLGLVL